From a region of the Haematobia irritans isolate KBUSLIRL chromosome 4, ASM5000362v1, whole genome shotgun sequence genome:
- the LOC142234247 gene encoding uncharacterized protein LOC142234247: MNVLQRIFLTKRSVLLFYTIVYTISVSSKVENSSWKDFLFGTKWKSSTLPVSKDYRFLPIFSVVPMGPALCLAPSGEVGSCLPNKDCIIRGGIPAGPCGGGYGLCCVFLQTCGGIIRENSTYFVNPNHPDTYDGTGSCQVTVQKVHPDICQLRLDLDMFSVAPPEPVNHLCTQDQLLVSGSSPVPTICGTSSGDHMYIDAGLGQSNPIVLSVITSGTFPRIWRIRVTQIHCGSISRAEQGCLQYYTGISGRVKSFNFNTVSGRQLSNQDYSICMRTERNFCGIQYNACPDLENNRSRSFTISGNSNNPTGTMVGGGTQVTQNACIQDWLLIGCMRSADRIPPQSACEDRVCGGTFSAEVGMVQKTVQSSVRPFRLYFHTDGIEAPTDIDNRGFCLDYVQQPCTNGF, translated from the exons ATGAATGTCCTTCAAAGGATATTTCTAACAAAACGTTCTGTTTTATTATTCTACACAATTGTCTATACGATCAGTGTCTCCTCAAAAGTAGAAAACTCATCGTGGAAAGATTTTCTCTTCGGTACAAAATGGAAATCTTCAACTTTACCAGTGTCGAAAGATTATCGAT TTCTGCCAATATTTAGTGTGGTTCCAATGGGTCCGGCATTGTGTTTAGCACCATCTGGCGAAGTCGGAAGTTGTTTACCAAATAAAGATTGTATTATACGTGGGGGTATTCCCGCAGGACCCTGCGGAGGAGGGTATGGTCTATGTTGCGTTT ttttgcagACATGTGGAGGAATTATAAGAGAGAATTCCACTTATTTTGTGAATCCTAATCATCCTGACACCTATGATGGCACAGGGAGTTGTCAGGTTacagtgcaaaaagtccatcctGACATATGCCAATTGAG ATTAGATTTGGATATGTTTTCGGTAGCGCCACCGGAACCTGTCAATCATTTGTGTACCCAAGATCAATTACTAGTGTCTGGCAGCAGTCCAGTGCCTACCATATGTGGAACATCTTCAGGAGATCATA TGTACATTGATGCTGGTTTGGGTCAAAGTAATCCCATTGTCCTCTCGGTTATTACCAGCGGAACATTTCCAAGAATTTGGCGTATTCGGGTAACACAAATCCATTGTGGTAGCATTAGTCGAGCCGAACAAGGTTGCCTGCAATATTACACCGGAATAAGTGGTCGGgtaaaaagtttcaatttcaaTACAGTATCCGGTAGACAATTATCCAATCAGGATTATAGCATATGCATGAGGACggagagaaatttttgtggcATACAATATAATGCTTGTCCAGATTTGG AAAACAATCGTTCCAGATCTTTTACCATATCGGGCAATTCGAATAATCCTACAGGTACTATGGTCGGAGGTGGTACTCAGGTTACCCAAAATGCTTGCATACAAGATTGGCTTTTAATTGGATGTATGCGTTCCGCTGACCGTATACCACCGCAAAGTGCTTGTGAAGATCGTGTTTGCGGTGGTACTTTCAGTGCGGAAGTTGGAATGGTTCAAAAAACAGTTCAGT CGAGTGTTCGACCGTTTCGATTATACTTTCACACCGATGGCATAGAAGCTCCAACAGATATAGACAACAGAGGATTTTGTCTGGATTATGTTCAACAACCTTGCACAAATggattttag